In the genome of Streptomyces aquilus, the window TCCCTGGAGGAGCGGGAGGCGCCTGCGCCGCAGGTGGACCTGCGGCGCAGGATCACCTGGCAGAAGCTGACCTTCCTGCCGGCCGTCCTGGTGGCGGTGCTGCTGGCGACCTGGCTGTGGTTCCAGCAGGCGGACCTGGACTCGATCTCCGAGAACGCGCTGTCCAACGGGCAGGTGTCTAAGGCCCTCTGGCAGCATGTGAAGCTGACGGTGATCTCCACCTTCTTCGTACTGATCATCGCGATCCCGCTGGGCATCCTGCTGACCCGGAAGATGTTCCGGAAGGCCACCCCGGTCGCCATGGCCGTCGCCAACATGGGCCAGGCGACCCCGGCGATCGGCCTCCTCGCGCTGCTGGTGATCTGGCTGGGCACGGGGACGAAGGCGGCGCTGATCGGCATCATCATCTACGCGGTGCTCCCGGTGCTGTCGAACACGATCGCGGGCCTGAAGGCCAACGACCCGACGCTGCTGGAGGCCGCGCGGGGCATCGGGATGTCGTCGGTGGGAGTGCTGACCCGGGTGGAACTCCCGCTCGCGGTCCCCCTGATCCTCGCGGGCGTCCGAACCGCCCTGGTCCTCAACGTCGGTACGGCGACGCTGGCGACGTTCGGCGGCGGTGGTGGCCTGGGGGTCCTGATCACGACCGGCATCACCAACCAGCGCATGCCGGTGCTGATGCTGGGCTCGATCCTCACGGTGGCTCTGGCGCTGCTGGTGGACTGGCTGGCCTCGCTCGCGGAACTGGTGCTCAGGCCCCGGGGGTTGGAGGTGGGGCGATGAAGCGGGCGGTTGCTCTCACCGGCGTGGTGTTGCTGCTGGCCTCTGCCTGCGGTCTGACGAGCGGCTCCCCCATGGTCGACGACGTGCGGCCGGGGTCGATCGGCGCCGGGGAACCACTGAAGGGCGCGAGCCTGACGGTCACCTCGAAGGAGTTCACGGAACAGCTGATCCTGGGCGCGATCATGGGGATCGCGTTCGAGGCGGCGGGCGCGGACGTACTCGACCGCACCGGCATCCAGGGATCCATCGGAGCGCGGGAGGCGGTCAAGTCCGGTGACGCGGACGGGATGTACGAGTACACCGGTACCGCGTGGATCACGTACCAGGGCAACAGCGAGCCCATCGCCGACCCGCGGGCGCAGTGGGAGGCGGTGCGCGAGGCCGACCTGAGGAACGGCCTGACATGGCTGCCCCCCGCGGCACTGAACAACACGTACGCGCTGGCCATGAACGCGGCCAACGCCCAGAAGTACGGCACGAAGACGCTGTCGGACGTGGCCGCGCTGTCGAAGTCCGATCCCGGTGCGGTGACGCTGTGCGTGGAGAGCGAGTTCGCCAACCGCGCGGACGGGTTGCCGGGCATGGAGAAGGCGTACGGGATGAGCGTGCCGGCGAAGAACATCACGCAGATGGACACCGGGATCATCTACACCCAGGTGAAGAAGGGCAGCTGCACCTACGGCGAGGTCTTCACGACCGACGGCCGCATCAGGTCCATGAACCTCGCGGTCATGCGGGACGACAGGAAGTTCTTCCCCAACTACAACGCCGCTCCCGAGATCAACTCCAAGGCCCTGAAGAAGTGGCCGGCGATCGAGAAGGTCCTGGACCCGGTCACGAAGAAACTGAACAACACGGTGGCGCAGGAGCTGAACGCCAGGGTGGACGTGGACGGGGAGGATCCGCACCAGGTGGCGCTGGACTGGATGAAGGCGGAGGGGTTCGTGAAGGAGGGGTGACCCGGCCTCCGGCGGTGACCCGACTTCCGGCGACTTACAAAGAAGGCGTTGCAAAGGAACCTTTGCATAGCTATCTTTGTACGCATGCCGGAAGAGCCGAACCTACGGAAACTAGACGCGCGTTCACTGCGGGGGCTGGCGCATCCCCTGCGGATGCAGTTGCTCGACGCCCTGCGCTTCGGAGGGCCCGCCACCGCGTCCCAACTCGCCGAGAAGCTGGGCGAGTCGAGCGGGGCCACCAGTTATCACCTGCGCCAGCTCGCCGCGCACGGCTTCGTGGCCGACGATCCCGAGCGCGGTAAGGGTCGGGAGCGCTGGTGGAAAGCAGTCCACACCGGGCTGACCTTCGACGACGCCCTCCTCACGGACAGCGACCCTGCCGTCCGCGGGGCCGCCGACCTGTACCTCCATGAGGTCGCCACCACCCAGGTCCAGAACCTCTCCACCTGGCTGGGAAACCGCGCCACCTGGCCGGAGGCATGGAACCGGGTCTGGGACATGAGCAGCGCGACGCTACAGCTGACGCCGGAGCAGAGCCGCGAGCTCATCGAGAAGATGCACGCGCTGATCGAGACCTACCGCGATCTACCCGCGAGCGACGACACGGCTCAGGTACGCATCCACACCCACGCCTTCCCCATCACGACGGACGGAAAGGAACCCCAGTGATAGACCCCGAGACCCACCTCGCCCTGCACCAGCTCCGCGCCGCCGACCTCCGCGCCCAAGCCGAGGCCCACCGCCTCGCCACCGAGGCCAAGCCCCCACGCGCCCTGCGCTCCCGCGTCGGCTGGACCCTCGTAGAGCTCGGTCTGCGTCTCGCGGCGAGCCCCCGCCCCGCCCTCGCCTAACAGCTCGGAACCGAACCCTTCCCCGACTCCAGCGCCACGAGGGAGCCCACCGCCCCCTTCAGCGTCGTCACCGGGATGAGTCGCAGCCCCTTCGGGAGTTCCGCCTTCGCGTCGCCGCATTCGTCCTCGGGGACGAGGAACACCGTCGCCCCGTCCCGCTTCGCCGCCTGCGTCTTCAGGGAGACGCCGCCCACCGCGCCCACTGTCCCGTCGGCGTCGATCGTGCCCGTACCGGCGATCACCCGGCCGCCCGTGAGGTCACCGCCGTTGCCGTCGCCGTGCAGCTTGTCGACGATGCCGAGGGAGAAGAGGAGCCCGGCACTGGGGCCGCCCACGTCCGCCAGCTTCAGGGTGACCTTGATGTTCTTGTCGGAGAGGTCCAGGTAGTTCAGCGCGGCCTCGGTCGCCGCGTCCTGGGACTGCTTCATCTGCTCGGTGTTGTGCCGCTCGATCTGCTGCGTGGACTGGCCGCTCGGGTAGACCGAGTCGCGCGGCATGACCGCCTGGTCCGTGGCGAACCACGCGTCGAGCACGTCCCCGAGCGAGACCCGGGTGTCCGGATTGGTCGCCTCGATGGTCGTCATCCGCAGCTGCCCGGTCGTCTTACGCGTCTCGGCACCCGTGATCGTGATCACCGGGGTGTCCTGGTTCTCGCCGAGGACGTTCGCCGTCATGCCGGGCTGCGTCAGCGAGAACGGCAGGGGCGCGAACGCCGCGGTGGCGAGCAGGGCCACGACGGGCAGGGCGCAGACGGCGACGGCCCGGGGGCGCGTGAGGCGAGAGAGCACGGGATCAATCTAACGCGACGGTCACTTCCGGCCACGGGGTGGCCCGCGGCCACCCCGTTCCCCTCGCCGAACCCCTCAGCGCAATGCCTCCGCCACCTCCCGTGCCGCGTCCATCACGCGCGGGCCCACCCGTTCGGGCACCGCGTCCGCCAGCATCACCACGCCGACACTGCCCTCGACGCCCGTGACGCCGAGCAGCGGGGCGGCGGCGCCGCTGGCTCCGGCCTCCAGTTCGCCGTGGGTGAGGGTGTAGCCCGGCTCGCCGGGCGGCTGGGTGCGGGCGGACAGGATCGCCCGGCCCGCGGCGCCCCGGTCCAGGGGGTGGCGGAACCCGGCACGGTAGGCCACGTGGTAGTCCGTCCACGTCGGCTCGACCACGGCGACGGCCAGCGCCTCCGCCCCGTCCACCAGCGTGAGATGGGCCGTGGCCCCGATGTCCTCGGCGAGGGAACGCAGGGCCGGCAACGCGGCCTCGCGCACCAGCGGATGCACCTGGCGGCCCAGGCGGAGCACGCCGAGGCCGACCCGGGCACGTCCGCCCAGATCACGTCGTACGAGAGCGTGCTGTTCGAGGGTGGCGAGCAACCGGTAGACGACAGTCCGGTTCACGCCCAGTTTGTTGGATAGCTCGGTGACGGTCAGCCCGTGGTCCGTATCGGCCAGCAGCTTGAGGACACGCAGTCCTCGGTCGAGCGTCTGAGAGGTCTCCGCGGTCACGACGCCCACTCCTCCAAGTGGTGAGGTCGGCGGCCTTGTCGCGGCGGTGCGTCATCGAGTCCCGTCGGTGACGCGCGTCAGAGGCCGCCGATCGGCCGGCGGCCCGGCATGCGTACCGGGCCGCGTCGCTTCACGGCTGCGCTCCGCGGCGGCGCTGCCACGGGGCGTGTGCGTAGCGGGACATTAGCGAAGCCGGTTCGCTGAGCGGAAGGCTCCGTCCAGAATCCGGTCACTGGCCGGTACGGAGTACTTCTGTTTGTCCTGATACGTACGGCGCACAGCATCCTGCGGGCACAGCATCTGACACGCCCCGCGCCCCCTCGGCCAGCGGCTCAGCGCATCCGGGTGGCCCACTCCTGCACCTTGGCGATGCGCTGCCGCAGCTGCCCGGCCGTGGCCTCGGCGCTCGGCGGTCCGCCGCACACCCGGCGCAGCTCGGTGTGGATGACGCCGTGCGGCTTGCCGCTCTGGTGGACGTAAGCACTCACCATCGTGTTGAGCTGCTTCCGCAGCTCCATCATCTCCTTGTGGGAGACGACGGGCCGCCGCTCGGCGGGCAGTTCCAGCAGGTCCGCCTCGGCGTCCGGCTTCTTGCGGCTGTGCGCGATCTGCCGGGCCTGCCGCTTCTGGAGCAGCAGCTGCACCTGGTCGGGTTCGAGGAGGCCGGGGATGCCGAGGTAGTCCTGCTCCTCCTCGCTGCCCGGGTGCGCCTGCATGCCGAACTCGGCGCCGTCGTACAGCACCCGGTCGAAGACGGCCTCCGACTCCAGCGCCTCGAAGGCGAACTGCTCCTGCTCGCCGGTGTCCTCGTCCTGCTCCTTGTTCGCCTCCTCCATCTCCTTCTCGGACTCGGCGTACGGGTCCTCCTCGCCCTCCTTCTTCGGCTTGTCGAGGGCGTGGTCCCGCTCCACCTCCATCTCGTTGGCGAAGGTGAGGAGGTCGGGGACGGTCGGGAGGAACACGGAGGCGGTCTCACCACGCCGCCGGGACCGCACGAAACGCCCGACGGCCTGCGCGAAGAAGAGGGGCGTGGAGATGGTGGTGGCGTACACCCCGACGGCGAGGCGCGGCACGTCGACGCCTTCCGACACCATCCTGACGGCCACCATCCAGCGGTCGTTGCTCTCGCTGAAGTCGTCGATGCGCTTGGACGCGCCCGCGTCGTCGGAGAGCACGAGCGTCGCCTTCGTCCCCGTGATCTCACGGATCAGCTTGGCGTACGCACGTGCGGAGTCCTGGTCGGAGGCGATGACGAGCGCGCCCGCGTCCGGGATGGCCTTGCGGACCTCGGTGAGCCGCTGGTCGGCGGCGCGCAGCACGCTCGGCATCCACTCACCGCGCGGGTCGAGCGCCGTACGCCAGGCCTGCGAGATGGCGTCCTTGGTCATGGGCTCGCCGAGCCGGGCGGCGATCTCGTCGCCGGCCTTCGTCCGCCAGCGCATGTTGCCGCTGTAGGACAGGAAGATCACCGGGCGCACGACATGGTCGGCGAGCGCGTTCCCGTAGCCGTAGGTGTAGTCGGCGGCGGACCTCCGGATCCCGTCGTTCCCCTCCTCGTACGTCACGAAGGGGATGGGGTTGGTGTCGGACCGGAACGGCGTACCGGTGAGCGCGAGCCGGCGGGTGGCGGGCTCGAAGGCTTCGAGGCAGGCCTCGCCCCAGGACTTGGAGTCACCGGCGTGGTGGATCTCGTCGAGGATGACGAGGGTCTTGCGCTGCTCGACGCGGTTGCGGTGCAGCATGGGGCGGACGCCGACGCCGGCGTACGTCACGGCGACGCCGTGGTAGTCCTTGCCGAGCGGGCCCGCGCTGTACTCCGGGTCCAGCTTGATCCCTATCCGGGCGGCCGCCTCGGCCCACTGCTTCTTCAGATGCTCGGTCGGCGCGACCACGGTCACCTGCTGCACGACGTGGTGGTGCAGCAGCCAGGAGGCGAGGGTGAGGGCGAAGGTCGTCTTGCCGGCGCCCGGGGTCGCCACCGCGAGGAAGTCACGCGGCTGCTCCTGGATGTACTTCTCCATCGCCCCCTGCTGCCAGGCACGCAGCTTGCTGGCGGTGCCCCAGGGGGCACGGCCGGGGAAGGCGGGCGAGAGGTGGTGGGACGTGGTGGTGGAGGCGGCGGTGGTAGTCACGGTCTCCGTAGGGGTCCGGTGCGTATGACGACCGGGTCACCTTACCGGCGCCCCGGCGGTGTCAACGCGCGGACGGGGCCGGGTCGCCGGTGGGTGGGACCGAGGTCACAGTCAGCGCGCGAAGCGCGGCAGATGGGCCGCGATCTTGGGCACGTCCAGGGCGCCCTGACAGACGTCGAAAACGAAGCGCTCGGCCTCGTCCACGTCGAAGCCGGCGTCCAAGGGGTGCCCGTTCATGTGCAGGAAAACCCAGGTCGCGTACCAGGCGATGCGCTTGTTCCCGTCGACGAGCGCGTGGTTGCGGGCCAGCGACTCCATCAGTGCGGCAGCCTTCTGCCATACGTCCGGATAGGCGTCCTGCCCGAACACGCTGGACTGCGGACGGGCCGAGGCCGAGTCCAGCAGCCCGTAGTCACGCACCTCATCTGCCCCGAGCCGCATCGCCAGGTTCAGCAGCTCGGGCAACGTGAGGTAGTGCATCAGGCGAGCCTCCGGTTCAGCTCGGCGCTCGCCTTCAGGACGTGATCCGCCGCCTCGTTGAACAGACGTGAGTGCTCGTTTATGGCCGCGATCACCGCGTCGTGCGCGAACGCCTGCATGCTGCGTCCTTCCGCCGCCGCACGCTCACGCAGGGCATCAAGCTCTTCGTCCGTGAAACGCAGATTCAGTCCAGCCATACCTCGACGGTACTACGCGGTACCACTCGGTGTCATCGAGATTCGACCCGCAACCGCCGCGTCACCCAAGCCCCCACCAACGCCACCCCCGCCATCGGCAGGAACACCGCCGCGAACGCCGCCGGATGAGACCCCGCACCGGACGCCTCCGTCGCCTCCGTCGCCGTATGGCTCACCGCGCCGCCGCCCAGGGACGCGAACGCGGCGCCGCCCGCGGCCAGCAGGACGACGTTGGCGAGGGCGTCGGAGATCTGGAGGGACGCGGAGTTGGTGCCGGCCTCCTCGGGGGCGGAGAGCTGGAGCAGCAGCACGCTGGTCGACGAGATCACCAGGCCCATGCCGAAGCACCCGAAGGCCCACGCCACCGCGACCGTCCAGGCCGGCACCGAGTCGATCAGCACACTCGGCGCCGCCGCGATCGACGCCGCCACCAGCACCATCCCGGCCGTCATCAGCCGCTCCCGGTACGGCTCCACCCGCGCCCGTGACTGCACCCACGACCCCAGCGCCCATGTCAGCCCGCCCGCCGCGAGCGAGAACCCGGCGAGCGTCGGCGTGAGCCCCCGCTGGGTGACCAGCATCAGCGGTACGAAGGACTCGGCGGCGATGAAGGACCCCGCGGCGACCCCGCGCAGCAGTACGACGGAGGGCAGGCCGCGGGCGGCCCGGTAGGTGCCGCGGGGCAGCAGCCCCAGCACGGCCGGCACGAGGAGCGCGGCGCCCGCGACGCCCGGGAGCAGGGAGAGCCACCTCAGATCCTGGGCGGCGTACTGCAACAGTCCCGCACCCAGCGAGATGCCGAGGGCGAGGCGGATGCGACGCCGGTCGAACGCGCCCCCGGCCTTGCCGTCGACCGGCCCGGCCGCCCGCCGGCGGATCTGCGGCAGCGCGAGGGCGAGGGGGAAGACGACGAGTACGGGGATGCCGACGAACACCCACCGCCACCCGAGATGCTCGGTCACCGCGCCCGCCGCGAGCGGCCCGACGATCGACGGCACCACCCAGCCCGCGGCGAAGGCGGCCATGATCGCGGGCCGCAGCCGCTCGGGGTAGGCCCGCCCGACGACGACGTACAACGCGACGATGACCAGCCCGCCGCCGAACCCCTGCACGGCCCGCCCGAGGATGAACAGCCACATCGCCCCCGCGGTGCCGGACAGCATCAGCCCGGCGGCGAAGGCGGCGATCCCGGTGGTCAGCGGGCCGAGCGGCCCCCGCCGGTCGGACCACTGGCCAGAGAGGACCATCCCGAGCAGCGAGGTCGTGAAGTACCCCGAGAACGCGAACGCGTACAGCGACACCCCGTCCAGCTCCCGCGCCGCCACCGGCATCGCCGTCCCGACCGCGGTCGCCTCGAAGGCGATGAGCAGCACGACCGACACGATCCCGACACTGAGCGCCCGGTAGGACCGGCTCAGCACTCCGTCCTCGATACCGGCGGGCAGGTCAGGGGCGGTTTCCGCGACGTCGGCGTCGCGCGGTTCGAGGGTGGTCATGGTCGCCAGGGTAAGGGCCGAAGCCGGGTTTGACCCCTGTCGGGGGGCGGGCTGACGCTGGGACCTTGGTCGTACGACCAGGGCCGTGCCCGCGCCTTTCATGAACGGCGTATGGCAGTCCCGTTGCAGGGCGGGCGATTCCCTTGAGCCCCTTCTCGCCCCGCCCGTACGGTCGTCTCACCGAGGTCGGAACGGAGTCCGAGGCTCTGATCCCGGTGAACGGCCGTGTGCCCGAGTGGCTTAGGGACTCGCCTGCAAAGCGAGGTACGTGGGTTCAATTCCCGCCACGGCCTCTGTGTCGAGCGCGCCGAAAGGGCGGCGCCCCGGTGGGGGTGCCGCCCTTTCGGCTGGTCGGGGTCAGGCCCTGGCGTACTCCCAGCCGCCGCACCTGTACGGGGTGCCGTCCGAGCCGTCCTGGAGGCAGGCGCGGATCTGGAGGGTGGTGCCCTCGGCGAAGGACAGGTCCCAGTCCTTGGCGACGGCGTAGCCGTTGCCGTTGTAGTACGAGTGGGTCGAGGAGCTGGAGTTGTAGCGCCACTGGGCGGCCGTGCCGTGGCCGTCCTTCAGCATGTCGAGGGCGGTGAGGATCTCGCCGTCGGCGGCGAAGTACGTCTTCGCGGTGACGTCCGACGAGACGATGGAGTTGGAGGCCTCGTAGACCTCACCGGCGGCCTGGGCGGGGGCGATGCCCAGGGCGAGCGCCGACGCGGAGGCCGCGGCCACCCCGAGGGCGGTCGTCATTCGACGGTGGAGCTTGCGCACAGCAGCGGTCCTCTCTTCGAACAACCGGTCGCGCCCGAACTTACCTGAGGGGAACGGGAGTTGACTGATTATTAAAGAGGGAGGCCGCGGCCCGTACCCGGCCCCATCCGGTCCTGGAGTCACCCGAGGCACCGGCACCGGAGTCGCCGGAGGAGTGGGCTGGAAGGGCCGAGGCGGGTGCGGTCAGAGCAGGCCGCCCGCCTCGTCCCGCAGCGCCTCCGTCCAGTAGTGCCAGTCGGCGTCCGGTGCGCTGCCGGTGCGGTCGACGGTCGACAGGACCTGGATCATCGTGGCCGCCAGCTGGGCGTGCGGCCCCAGCGGCTCGCCCAGCACGCGGTCGCGGCCCTGCGACAGCTCCTCGTCGAGCGTCGCCTCGCGGCTCAGCAGCCAGAGCGTGAAGGCGAGCGTGGAGACGTCCGTGTTCAGCGGGTGGAGCACCGCCTCGGGCTCGCTCCAGTGCAGGACCGCGCCGGTCCGGCCGTCGACCACCAGGCTGCTGTCCTCGACGAGATGGCCGAGGCGTATCAAGTGGTCGGCGCCGTCGGGGAGTTCGGCCGCCGGGTCGTCTGCGTGGTGCTCGGCCAGGGTCGGCAGCGGGACGTCCGTGTCCAGACGGAAGAGCGCTGTGTCCTCGGGCAGGCCCGTGTCGCGCAGGAAGCGGCGGGTGGGTTCATGGGTGAGCGTCGCGGGGAAGTCGACCTCCTCGAAGCGCCAGATCTCGCCCTGCCCGAACTCCTGGTCCAGCAACCGGGACGGAAGGTCCAGCGCCAGCCCCGAGGCCCTGCCGGGACCCGCCGTCAGGGACAGCGGACGGATCAGGGCAGCCGCCCGCCACAACGCCGGCACCTCGCCGCCCGTGCCCTCCTCGAAGATCGCGAGCAGCTGCCGCGAGGCCTCCGCCGCCACCTGCGGGCCGTGCCGGTCGGCGTAGGCCGCGAACTGGCCGCGCAGCTGAGTCAGTTCCTCCGTCGCCGTCGCGAAGCGCACCAGCTTCTCCAGCGACGGGGCGAGCGGGCGGCGCTCCATCAGGTCCGGGCGGTCCCACCAGAACTCGGTCGTCGACACCTCGCCCGTCACGCCGTCGAGCAGGACCGACTCGGTCT includes:
- a CDS encoding ABC transporter permease; amino-acid sequence: MESLEEREAPAPQVDLRRRITWQKLTFLPAVLVAVLLATWLWFQQADLDSISENALSNGQVSKALWQHVKLTVISTFFVLIIAIPLGILLTRKMFRKATPVAMAVANMGQATPAIGLLALLVIWLGTGTKAALIGIIIYAVLPVLSNTIAGLKANDPTLLEAARGIGMSSVGVLTRVELPLAVPLILAGVRTALVLNVGTATLATFGGGGGLGVLITTGITNQRMPVLMLGSILTVALALLVDWLASLAELVLRPRGLEVGR
- a CDS encoding glycine betaine ABC transporter substrate-binding protein codes for the protein MKRAVALTGVVLLLASACGLTSGSPMVDDVRPGSIGAGEPLKGASLTVTSKEFTEQLILGAIMGIAFEAAGADVLDRTGIQGSIGAREAVKSGDADGMYEYTGTAWITYQGNSEPIADPRAQWEAVREADLRNGLTWLPPAALNNTYALAMNAANAQKYGTKTLSDVAALSKSDPGAVTLCVESEFANRADGLPGMEKAYGMSVPAKNITQMDTGIIYTQVKKGSCTYGEVFTTDGRIRSMNLAVMRDDRKFFPNYNAAPEINSKALKKWPAIEKVLDPVTKKLNNTVAQELNARVDVDGEDPHQVALDWMKAEGFVKEG
- a CDS encoding ArsR/SmtB family transcription factor, which produces MPEEPNLRKLDARSLRGLAHPLRMQLLDALRFGGPATASQLAEKLGESSGATSYHLRQLAAHGFVADDPERGKGRERWWKAVHTGLTFDDALLTDSDPAVRGAADLYLHEVATTQVQNLSTWLGNRATWPEAWNRVWDMSSATLQLTPEQSRELIEKMHALIETYRDLPASDDTAQVRIHTHAFPITTDGKEPQ
- a CDS encoding YlbL family protein, translating into MLSRLTRPRAVAVCALPVVALLATAAFAPLPFSLTQPGMTANVLGENQDTPVITITGAETRKTTGQLRMTTIEATNPDTRVSLGDVLDAWFATDQAVMPRDSVYPSGQSTQQIERHNTEQMKQSQDAATEAALNYLDLSDKNIKVTLKLADVGGPSAGLLFSLGIVDKLHGDGNGGDLTGGRVIAGTGTIDADGTVGAVGGVSLKTQAAKRDGATVFLVPEDECGDAKAELPKGLRLIPVTTLKGAVGSLVALESGKGSVPSC
- a CDS encoding IclR family transcriptional regulator codes for the protein MTAETSQTLDRGLRVLKLLADTDHGLTVTELSNKLGVNRTVVYRLLATLEQHALVRRDLGGRARVGLGVLRLGRQVHPLVREAALPALRSLAEDIGATAHLTLVDGAEALAVAVVEPTWTDYHVAYRAGFRHPLDRGAAGRAILSARTQPPGEPGYTLTHGELEAGASGAAAPLLGVTGVEGSVGVVMLADAVPERVGPRVMDAAREVAEALR
- a CDS encoding DEAD/DEAH box helicase; translation: MTTTAASTTTSHHLSPAFPGRAPWGTASKLRAWQQGAMEKYIQEQPRDFLAVATPGAGKTTFALTLASWLLHHHVVQQVTVVAPTEHLKKQWAEAAARIGIKLDPEYSAGPLGKDYHGVAVTYAGVGVRPMLHRNRVEQRKTLVILDEIHHAGDSKSWGEACLEAFEPATRRLALTGTPFRSDTNPIPFVTYEEGNDGIRRSAADYTYGYGNALADHVVRPVIFLSYSGNMRWRTKAGDEIAARLGEPMTKDAISQAWRTALDPRGEWMPSVLRAADQRLTEVRKAIPDAGALVIASDQDSARAYAKLIREITGTKATLVLSDDAGASKRIDDFSESNDRWMVAVRMVSEGVDVPRLAVGVYATTISTPLFFAQAVGRFVRSRRRGETASVFLPTVPDLLTFANEMEVERDHALDKPKKEGEEDPYAESEKEMEEANKEQDEDTGEQEQFAFEALESEAVFDRVLYDGAEFGMQAHPGSEEEQDYLGIPGLLEPDQVQLLLQKRQARQIAHSRKKPDAEADLLELPAERRPVVSHKEMMELRKQLNTMVSAYVHQSGKPHGVIHTELRRVCGGPPSAEATAGQLRQRIAKVQEWATRMR
- a CDS encoding type II toxin-antitoxin system death-on-curing family toxin, whose protein sequence is MHYLTLPELLNLAMRLGADEVRDYGLLDSASARPQSSVFGQDAYPDVWQKAAALMESLARNHALVDGNKRIAWYATWVFLHMNGHPLDAGFDVDEAERFVFDVCQGALDVPKIAAHLPRFAR
- a CDS encoding MFS transporter: MTTLEPRDADVAETAPDLPAGIEDGVLSRSYRALSVGIVSVVLLIAFEATAVGTAMPVAARELDGVSLYAFAFSGYFTTSLLGMVLSGQWSDRRGPLGPLTTGIAAFAAGLMLSGTAGAMWLFILGRAVQGFGGGLVIVALYVVVGRAYPERLRPAIMAAFAAGWVVPSIVGPLAAGAVTEHLGWRWVFVGIPVLVVFPLALALPQIRRRAAGPVDGKAGGAFDRRRIRLALGISLGAGLLQYAAQDLRWLSLLPGVAGAALLVPAVLGLLPRGTYRAARGLPSVVLLRGVAAGSFIAAESFVPLMLVTQRGLTPTLAGFSLAAGGLTWALGSWVQSRARVEPYRERLMTAGMVLVAASIAAAPSVLIDSVPAWTVAVAWAFGCFGMGLVISSTSVLLLQLSAPEEAGTNSASLQISDALANVVLLAAGGAAFASLGGGAVSHTATEATEASGAGSHPAAFAAVFLPMAGVALVGAWVTRRLRVESR
- a CDS encoding SUKH-4 family immunity protein, with translation MSTTGTAPAVITLTDDDLERLVTHASTRTWLTGPGLPTEIGLLSFAELGREGLRTLTDATGDPDGRLAVDMRDQLVIGGLLDDEGRETESVLLDGVTGEVSTTEFWWDRPDLMERRPLAPSLEKLVRFATATEELTQLRGQFAAYADRHGPQVAAEASRQLLAIFEEGTGGEVPALWRAAALIRPLSLTAGPGRASGLALDLPSRLLDQEFGQGEIWRFEEVDFPATLTHEPTRRFLRDTGLPEDTALFRLDTDVPLPTLAEHHADDPAAELPDGADHLIRLGHLVEDSSLVVDGRTGAVLHWSEPEAVLHPLNTDVSTLAFTLWLLSREATLDEELSQGRDRVLGEPLGPHAQLAATMIQVLSTVDRTGSAPDADWHYWTEALRDEAGGLL